The sequence below is a genomic window from Malassezia restricta chromosome IV, complete sequence.
CGAAATGTTGCGGAAGTGGAGACGGAAGTCCTCCTTGAGCGCCAACGTCTCATAGTTGTGCAGCGGATCATCATTCAGCTCAAAGAGCTTGTGCTCATCAAATGAGGGGCGGCCCTGTCGAGCCACCTGCAACAACTCATTGAGCTGCCTTCTCGACTCTTCGTCCACAATCTCATCGCCCTTCCGCATCGAAAACTTCTCCAAGTACTCACCTGCCTTGGACAACGCTCGCATCAGCAGCACATAATTAAAGTACACATTTTGCAGTCGCTCTGGATGCTGCGAAATACGCGTAATAAAGCAGCCCAAGTCTGGGCCCCAGGTCTTGGTATCGGGGTCGAGGTACTCGTTGCAAATGTGGATAGAGATGGATGCATGCAGACCCGATATCACACGGTAAAAGACCCGCTTTTCCAGGCACTGCTCTGTCGACGCCGGGTCGACGGGTGATTTGACCGAGTCAATCAGCGACTCAAGCGAGCCACTCTTCGTGGGCGGGTGATCAGGATTGAGCAGCGTAGCAGGGACCCCCTTGAGCGTGCCCAACATCTGCTTTTGCATGGGGAACCGAGACGTGTCGCCCGAATTCTGACGAGGCGGCTCCGTCCATTTGACACCGCCAAAGCAATTCTCCTCATAAATGCTTCGCCACACACGATTGGCACTCGCCCCAGCATAGCCCGTGAATCGCTCAGGATTTTTCATCAGGTCAACAAATATGGCATCCTCCGTCATATCCTGGTCATCCAACTGACAAAACTGGGTCTTATCCGCATCCAAGTCAATATCCTCCGCAGAGCGTTCCAATTGACTTAATCGGTAAGACCGGAACTCTTCCGGCATATCTTGCATACGCTCGACTGTACACGCCCTGTTTATACACAGCTGATCTTCTCGCCAAAAAGGACATTCCCTGAACAGGTCCACCACAAAGTACCGAAAGTACTTCGTCTGACGCAATTTGTCCAGACGATGAAAAATATGTCGCGCATTCCACTCCTCAACGCTTTCATAATCTGAGCACGCATCTTGAATCTGCCCGGTAGGTCGACATATGGGCTTGTATTCGGCGTTACTATCCTGAGCTGATATCCGACCTAGTGGATCCAGCACCTCTTGCAGCAGGCCAGAGTTACTTTCCTTACCTGGATCCAGCTCCACCACACTCGGACTGTTATGAGATAAACCGAATTGTGCGAATACAAATAACGCAACTACTACCCGTGGTAGCATAGGGAGTCGCATCCGCCACAACGGCAATTGCAGCGAGTCTTGGCCAGAGTGGCGTGGTACACCGTGGAAGACCGTGCGAGACTTGTTCAACGTGGAGGGTTGACCCACGTGTACAAAGTCCGCAGTGCATAACGGCCAATGCAATTCATGTGACCGACCTTCAAAGACTCCGGCCGAAAACCTATATAAAGAAGCACTACGCAACCCTACCCTTCCCCTTACTCTGCTGCTGTGGAACCCTCTCCAATTACTTGAACCTCGCCTTTTACTAGATTCAACCGGGTTGGTTCCACATTTAGAGCAGCATGACACACTTTTTTGCACTGGTTTCCTTCGAAATCACTTTGTTTagctgctgcgtcgggAAGCTCTCTGTGAGAGAAGCCCGTCGCGGCAGCCTTTTTTTTTTAGGTCTCCTCTGTAGAGTCACGTGAGCATGTTTTCTGTCCTCGTCCCAATGTGTCGTATCTGTACACTGTCCAATTGTATAATGCTACCCTCAATTTCCTATACATGCTCACACATATGACAAATAGCGTCTATCAGAGTTGGACGGCCAATCCCCCCAACGACTACCGAGCAATTCGCAAAAATCCGAACGTCCCAGAATAAAATCCCAAGAACCCAAACAGGCCTCGAAGCAGTCGAAGGGCAACAGATCATCGACGGACGTCAAAGGCCCACTTATCCCTCACTGGCTAAAGGGAGTTGGCAGACCCCACGGGGCCATAACGTCCGGGTTTCATCGACTAGACTGAAATTTGTGACATGCGTTTGAGCACGAAAGATCCGGTTATCGACTTTATTAAGTGATTCCGTAAAGCTGAACGATGGTTAGGCTCTGCTCTTGCATGACGTTCTGATACGTACTATGATCTTAAGGAGACCCGAGAGTGCAAGACTAACCCTCTTATATAGGTTCATGACCTCCACTccttttttttttttgctGCCTTTGCTGCTTTGTTTCATTGGCAACCGTTGCATGCGTGTGGAATTATGCAGGCCGTTGCGTTTGTGTCGCTCTGACtgcggcacgcgcgtcccACATCGACATTGTACGTGCGAAGGCGTTTGAAGGTGCGCAGCAGTGGCGAAACATGCTTGATCAAGCTACGTCCGGACGGGACGGATCGAGTCGATCTGATTCACATGGGTCAAGGACTCTTACCATAGAGAGGCATGCAACTCCCGAGGCAGATTCATTCGCTGACACACATGTCGGCACGCTTTATCTGCAAGGCACTCAACCCGATAACCAAGACGTGCCATCTCGTCGGCGGAGTAGGCAACGAGTAGTGTGGACCGAAGACACAGTGGACAATGAGGGATGCGGGAAAAAGAAAAGTAAAAGTACGTGCATTGCTACTCACATTTCTGTCTGTTGTATCTATCATAAAAAGAGAGCCTTTGATGAATCATCATCTGAAAGCTCTGCAAGTTCTGACGGCGATGGCTCTGAACCTGACATATCGTCatcggacgacgacgagcctACTTCCGCTCGTTCATTACCGTCGTCACATACACATGGTGCTGGCTGTTCGCATTCATCCAAGCCACCGCCTCGTAATGCGTATGAGCGTTCTTAGTCACATCGATGTAAAATAGTATATACATTGCCACCGCGCAGCGCCAATGCCAAGCTCTTTGATCGCGTGACGCCTGCAGTGCCTGCCCTGGGGACTAACGGCGTTGGTTGGGCCCACTCCCCTGTGTGGAGGAGCCTATTACCCACCACGGGGTTGCGCAGACTACGCACGACTGTGCATAAATCCTTTTCGCAGAGGTACTATTGGCGGAGTAGGATTGGGCGCAAGCATGCATACATTGTCCAATCAAAACACTGTGGCAAGATCTTCACATGCCGACGTAGACCTATACAGGCCGCGTTTCGGCATTGCAGAAAGGCACGCGTGGCTCGTTATCCGTATACTATTTGCACTGCATTTGGCTCGCTCGTGTCGATGCCTGGTAATGGCGGTATGGTAAAACCAACGCATCTTCCTCATCAGAAAGTGCGAGGCATGCAAAGGCTCCGTCGTCAGGAGCTAGACCCTGATGCTCGTCCGCGCATTACACGCACTACTGATTATGATGGTGATCCCGCTACTGCGATAGTGGCGCCTTATTCCACACGGTATGACGATGACGGTGACCCATCCACCACGCTCGTACGTACACTTAGCACCTTGGAAGGCAATCGTGCCTCCATTCGTTCTATCTCCAGGAGTTTAAAAAGCGATGGCATGTTTACTGCCACTGACGCTGATGGTGACCCTATCATAACCCCATCGAGCACATCAAGTTCTAGCACTGGTACTGCAACTGCAACGGaaggcgctggacgcaccagcagctcgagtaTCACCGATACGTCTCCATCCCCCACCAGCACGTCTAGTATgtcgagcacatcgtcctcgtcatccAGCTCACCTCGctcctcgtcatcctcgtcgtcgtcctcttcatcttcgacgtcgtcttcttcatcttcgtcgtctAGGCAAAGAAACAGCTCATCTGATGGCTCAAGCACATCTACGAGGTCGACAATCGATCCTGCTACTGCTGCACCCTCCTCTGCGAAGCCGGCTCAGACTGGCTCTCCAAAAAGTCTTTCTTCCGATGATGACTCACACGCTGGTGCCATTGCTGGTGGTGTGGTCGGTGGTGTGGTCGGTCTCGCAGTAGTGATCGCCTTAGCGGCTCTTCTTGCATGGTATCTTCGCCGTAAGCGCAGTAGCGCTGCACCGACCGCCGCTGAGCCAACGGATACCACCGAGTTCCCGACTGGCTATGACGATTATGACCCCTCCGGTGGCGGGTCTAACAATGTGGTACACAGGCCCGTATTTTATGATGCGCCTGCCACCGCACCTGAACAATCGGCGCCGGCCAGTGGTATGCAAGAACTGCTTGCGACGGGCGCTGTACCGGGagctggcgccgctgcagcagctcctgctAATACGTCACCGccatggccagcagcacctGCACCTGCACCTAGAGGAACACCACCTGTCTCTGCACCCAATGTGCCTGCAAAGACAAACACTCCTCGTGATATCAGTAGCGGCAGGCTACAAAACGCTGCGGACGAAGCCGGTGTACAGCGCCAGACGTCGACTCGTCCTATGATGCAAGCTCCTGTTGCCATACCAGCGACTGACTCGCAACGCACGCCGAAGCAGACGACTACCAGGCCACGTGTGTCTCCCGCATATGCCGCAACCCCCCCTCAGGGTGTGCAACGTACCAGTGGTGGAGCAACTACGCATGCTACGGAATTTTATGAGCCGAACAACCAGATGCTCTCTGCTACATACGAGGATGCGTGGGCTAGTTCGGATAGTCCCTACGGCCGTGCAGGTGTTGGCCGTGTGATGGAAGAGGATCCACCCCCACCACGTGCTTTCCACATGCAGCCTGGCCAAGTGTACACTCATGCTTCTCCGCTGGGTGCATTCACGCATTGATGAGGTGTATATGGTCTGTAGTGTTAGATGAAGGTTTTATGGAAACTTGGGACCAGAAATGTTAATAGAGTTGGCTGAAGTCTATAGATCACAGGAACGAGAGACAAATGAAGATCATGGCTAAGAGCATAAGAGAAGAGGCAGGTGCGGTCAGGGAAGTTCCATCACCGTCGCCTTTGTCGGCCTCAGTGTCATTGCTGACGCTGACTTCCAATATGGCCACGCCACCATCTGTTCCAATGTTGTGGTTCAGGTCATTTTTCGAAACACCCTTGAGCAGGGACTTGTCCATCTTGATTTGCTTTGTCGTGAATTTTTTGCCATTCCATGAGCGCGGCTGAGAGGTGGCATTCTTTACAATCATATCACGGCCCTGGTCGTAGCCGTTAGACACGAGGTCGTGGTGGTACTTCAAAGCCTTCTCTACAGAAGCAGCAATAAACACAGCTTTCGTGTTGGCTTTGTCACCCACCTGCATCCAGTAGCGGAAGTGATTGCCACCCACGATCGCTTCGACAGAGCCAGGGTGCTGACGCATAAGACCAGCCTGTTCCGTGCTGCCACGTCCATCGCCCAGGTTGGCTGACTGCTTACCATTGCCTTGTACTTTCCCCACAAAAGAGTCGGGGTCATATCCAATGGCTTGGCCAAAGTCCACAAAGCCCTTCTCGCTCAACACGTATTCGTCTGATGTGCCAGAAATAATCACATTAAGTGGCTCTTTTTGCTTGGTGAGCATGCTGCCTCCATTTTTTGAAGGTGACTCGTAGCTACTCGAGGCTGCAAGAACAGCATGTACAGCCACCAGTGCAAGCAGAGTGCGGTGTAGAAACTTGACGAGCATATGTCGGTGGCGGTAAGACGCTAGTACCCCGCCACCCGTACGTCACTTTCGTTTAGTCAGAGCCCAATCGCACGGCCGTTGTACACACTCGGCTGGGAGCCCAAGACCAGCATTCTCCTGCCTTGCATATTTCGTGTCATGTATCTACTATACAATATCGATGCTGTTATGGATGGGATAAAGACGATGTCGCACTGCTTCCCTCCATATTCTGTAGATTGAAGTCCACATTGCGGTGGTATCCATTCCACATTTCTGCGACAATCGTAATGTCTTGATTATGCTGATTAATGTCGGCCACAGACCGATTCATCTCCCCCAGTGCCTCATTCAGCAAATCCACATTTTTGATAATGCGCTCTAGCAAAAGAGCTTGACGTTCCTCCTAAATCATGTCAGATAGTTGAGTACGCACGTATGGGTTCTCAATGGctggcggcatggcgccgaATGTCGACGCGAGTGTAGGGCTCGCGCCCATCGAACTTGAGCCCCTAGCGCGTTTCGACATGAATCACGTGACAACCATATTGGATGGTCTAGCCAGTCGGTCTTTTGTCGAAGGTTATCATGACCATGCGCCTGCTAGCCTCGAGGGTCGCGGCGCCCTTCATGCGAGGCATGTCTTTGCGTGCATCTTTTGCTCCTAGCACAAGAATGCTAAGCTCCAGTGCACACCGTATGGATGGTTCGTCTTCTCCGAACACAGCGCCTTCTGAAGACAAACCGTTGAGCGAGCAGCGCGGTGACAAGAATAGTgatgcatcgcgcgccgaTCTGTGGAATCAAATGCTGAATACCATTATCATTGATTCACCCGAAAAGACTTCATTCAAAACCGAAGGCGCTGCCGTCCCACAAAGCCGCTTTGGCGATTCGTTCCCTTCTAATATGAATAAGCGCGCTGGTCCACAGCCTTTGTCTGGCATGCTGGATCAACTTGATGCTGAGTTCCGCGAGCGCCCAACGTTTGGATTGCCGGCACCCAGCACCCCGACGACTGGTCGCTCTGTAGCCATGTCTACTTCACTAAACCACACATCAGCTGTATTGTATCGCCAGCTCTCGAGAATTCTAAGCCGAAACAATGTTCGCCGTGAGCTCAAGTTGAATGAGCGCTATGAAAAACCCAATcagatgcgccgccgtaAGCGCTCTGAACGCCATCGTCGACGCTTTGCTGACATGGTACGAAAAAAGGTACAACTGGTGCGTATCACGTCTCATCTAACGATTCAGATTATGACACTCAAGTCGCGAAACGCATGATGATCAACATCCAGGCGACAGATATCCATACTAGATAGGCAAAAATCCAACCGCATCATTTTGCCACGTGGTTCATGCACCCAGTTGCCCTCTTCCAACACGTCCAACCTGCACAGGCGATTGCCGGGCACCTCGCACTGGAAGtatgctgcagcatgcaGTGCCAAGATTGTCCATATCACGACAAATGGTAGCCAGATCATGGCGCTCTTTGCGCGTGCCATATAATCGAGGTATGTCACACAGGCCATCTGAGCCTTTGCCTGAAGACACTACACCTGCTATGTGGCAACGTGTTGCGCAGCTTATCGCTGGCACAGTTGCTACGGGCTCGTTTGCTTATTTTGTTCTATTGGGCGATTTTGGCGAAGGTGATCACTGCTTTGTGCCCATTCGACAAGCTCTGAATGTGGACGCACccgcgtggcgcgccaAGTTATGGCCTCGCAGCAACGAACAACGTACATCTTCTTGATACTATGAAGGAAAAAGACAGAACATCTGTTATGTGCTATGCGAATATGGGGTGGTGCTCAAATTAAATTGTGTTATAGCAACATGTTTCACCTACGTAAGACGTGGCGGCTGCTTCGCTCTCCCTTTtggcgcctgcgctgcAGCGGGATGGGGCCTTGCAAATAGATGGATCTTGGGCCAATACGATGACtgcctcgatgccctcCATATTCGGCCGAGTGAGCTGCACGCGCCAGAACGACAATGCGTGGTGTCCAGTCCCTGGCACGACATTTTGGGGTCGTCGCTGTACTTTGCTTGTTTCTCGCTCTTGACGATGCGACCAGCCATGTTGGTGTGGCTCATCGCCACCCTTTTGCTCGGTCATGTCATGGCAGATCTAGCAACAGAA
It includes:
- a CDS encoding DASH complex subunit DAD4, with protein sequence MPPAIENPYEERQALLLERIIKNVDLLNEALGEMNRSVADINQHNQDITIVAEMWNGYHRNVDFNLQNMEGSSATSSLSHP
- a CDS encoding oxidoreductase, giving the protein MRLPMLPRVVVALFVFAQFGLSHNSPSVVELDPGKESNSGLLQEVLDPLGRISAQDSNAEYKPICRPTGQIQDACSDYESVEEWNARHIFHRLDKLRQTKYFRYFVVDLFRECPFWREDQLCINRACTVERMQDMPEEFRSYRLSQLERSAEDIDLDADKTQFCQLDDQDMTEDAIFVDLMKNPERFTGYAGASANRVWRSIYEENCFGGVKWTEPPRQNSGDTSRFPMQKQMLGTLKGVPATLLNPDHPPTKSGSLESLIDSVKSPVDPASTEQCLEKRVFYRVISGLHASISIHICNEYLDPDTKTWGPDLGCFITRISQHPERLQNVYFNYVLLMRALSKAGEYLEKFSMRKGDEIVDEESRRQLNELLQVARQGRPSFDEHKLFELNDDPLHNYETLALKEDFRLHFRNISRIMDCVGCDKCRLWGKVQVTGLGTALRLLFAFEATEDQPHIVLGRNELVALINTAHRISESIQAIETFRTMYQETAMPNSRKKTSSYASAVYDYVTRTWGAAFQALRTLVAGLAAEDL
- a CDS encoding ribosomal protein S21; this encodes MRLLASRVAAPFMRGMSLRASFAPSTRMLSSSAHRMDGSSSPNTAPSEDKPLSEQRGDKNSDASRADLWNQMLNTIIIDSPEKTSFKTEGAAVPQSRFGDSFPSNMNKRAGPQPLSGMLDQLDAEFRERPTFGLPAPSTPTTGRSVAMSTSLNHTSAVLYRQLSRILSRNNVRRELKLNERYEKPNQMRRRKRSERHRRRFADMVRKKVQLIMTLKSRNA
- a CDS encoding AHNAK nucleoprotein, translated to MPGNGGMVKPTHLPHQKVRGMQRLRRQELDPDARPRITRTTDYDGDPATAIVAPYSTRYDDDGDPSTTLVRTLSTLEGNRASIRSISRSLKSDGMFTATDADGDPIITPSSTSSSSTGTATATEGAGRTSSSSITDTSPSPTSTSSMSSTSSSSSSSPRSSSSSSSSSSSSTSSSSSSSSRQRNSSSDGSSTSTRSTIDPATAAPSSAKPAQTGSPKSLSSDDDSHAGAIAGGVVGGVVGLAVVIALAALLAWYLRRKRSSAAPTAAEPTDTTEFPTGYDDYDPSGGGSNNVVHRPVFYDAPATAPEQSAPASGMQELLATGAVPGAGAAAAAPANTSPPWPAAPAPAPRGTPPVSAPNVPAKTNTPRDISSGRLQNAADEAGVQRQTSTRPMMQAPVAIPATDSQRTPKQTTTRPRVSPAYAATPPQGVQRTSGGATTHATEFYEPNNQMLSATYEDAWASSDSPYGRAGVGRVMEEDPPPPRAFHMQPGQVYTHASPLGAFTH
- a CDS encoding regulatory subunit of the type I protein phosphatase; the protein is MLDQATSGRDGSSRSDSHGSRTLTIERHATPEADSFADTHVGTLYLQGTQPDNQDVPSRRRSRQRVVWTEDTVDNEGCGKKKSKICCIYHKKRAFDESSSESSASSDGDGSEPDISSSDDDEPTSARSLPSSHTHGAGCSHSSKPPPRNAYERS